The following coding sequences are from one Eucalyptus grandis isolate ANBG69807.140 chromosome 11, ASM1654582v1, whole genome shotgun sequence window:
- the LOC104425511 gene encoding carbon catabolite repressor protein 4 homolog 1, with protein MLSVIRVHLPSDIPIVGCELTPYVLLRRPDKTISNDDVSDYAPLDGYFLRYKWYRVQSDRKVAVCSVHPSEQATLQCLGCVKTKIPVGKSYHCSPKCFSDAWQHHRILHDRAVSAVNENGNEEEELFGRFNSSGSGNISASLSSSGSSPSLANGSASLYPAAATQRAGGETLFEVGRSKTYTPTAEDIGHVLKFECVVVDAGTKLPVGHVSTIVTSRVIPAPSPSPRRLISVGANDLMGHLDADGRISSSGTFSVLSYNILSDIYAASEFYSYCPSWALSWPYRRQNLLREIVGYCADIICLQEVQSDHFEEFFAPELEKHGYLALYKRKTNEVYSGNFNAIDGCATFFRRDRFSHVKKYEVEFNKAAQSLTDALLPSAQKKTALSRLVKDNVALIAVLEAKFSNQGGDNPGKRQLLCVANTHVNVPHDLKDVKLWQIHTLLKGLEKIAASADIPMLVCGDFNSVPGSAPHALLAEGKVDPMHLDLVVDPLNILRPPSKLAHQLPLVIFYMGRRMGVGPASEQQKKRMDPTTNEPLFTSCTRDFIGTLDYIFYTADSLTVESLLELLDEESLRKDTALPSPEWSSDHIALLAEFRCNPRPRR; from the exons GTATCGCGTCCAAAGTGACAGAAAAGTTGCTGTTTGTAGTGTGCACCCCTCAGAGCAAGCCACACTGCAGTGCTTGGGTTGCGTGAAGACTAAAATACCTGTTGGTAAAAGCTACCATTGTTCACCAAAATGCTTCTCGGATGCATGGCAGCATCATCGAATTCTACACGACCGAGCTGTGAGTGCTGTAAATGAGAATGGAAATGAAGAGGAAGAGTTATTTGGGCGTTTCAACAGTTCAGGATCTGGAAATATAAGTGCTAGTTTATCTAGTTCTGGATCAAGCCCTAGTCTGGCTAATGGTTCGGCATCTTTATATCCTGCAGCAGCTACTCAGAGGGCTGGTGGTGAAACTTTATTTGAAGTTGGACGATCTAAAACTTACACACCAACAGCTGAAGATATCGGTCACGTTCTGAAGTTTGAGTGTGTTGTGGTAGATGCAGGAACGAAGCTTCCTGTTGGGCATGTCAGCACCATAGTAACTTCTCGTGTCATTCCAGCTCCCTCCCCTAGTCCTCGTCGATTGATTTCAGTCGGTGCAAATGATTTGATGGGACATTTAGATGCTGATGGTCGCATTTCATCGTCAGGAACATTTTCCGTGTTGTCATACAACATTTTGTCTGATATTTATGCCGCAAGTGAATTCTACAGTTATTGCCCTTCATGGGCTCTTTCTTGGCCGTATCGCAGACAGAATCTGCTTCGGGAAATTGTTGGTTACTGTGCGGATATTATTTGCCTTCAGGAG GTTCAAAGTGATCACTTTGAGGAATTTTTTGCCCCTGAATTGGAGAAGCATGGCTATTTAGCTTTATATAAAAGAAAGACAAATGAG GTTTACAGTGGGAATTTCAATGCAATAGATGGTTGTGCAACGTTTTTCCGGCGAGACAGATTTTCCCATGTTAAAAAATATGAG GTTGAATTTAACAAGGCTGCACAGTCTTTGACAGATGCTTTGCTACCTAGTGCCCAAAAGAAAACTGCCTTAAGCAGATTGGTGAAG GATAATGTTGCTTTAATAGCTGTTTTGGAAGCCAAGTTCAGTAACCAAGGAGGTGACAATCCTGGGAAAAGGCAGCTTCTATGTGTG GCCAATACACATGTTAATGTCCCCCATGATCTCAAAGATGTGAAGCTTTGGCAG ATCCACACTCTATTGAAAGGATTGGAAAAAATAGCTGCCAGTGCAGACATTCCAATGCTTGTGTGTGGGGACTTCAATTCAGTTCCTGGAAG TGCTCCTCATGCACTCCTTGCCGAGGGAAAGGTTGATCCCATGCATCTAGATTTAGTGGTTGACCCTCTAAATATCCTGCGTCCCCCTAGCAAGCTGGCTCATCAATTGCCACTGGTAATCTTTTACAT ggggagaagaaTGGGAGTTGGTCCTGCTTCAGAAcagcagaaaaaaagaatggacCCCACAACAAATGAACCTTTATTTACAAGCTGCACTAGGGATTTCATTGGCACCCTCGATTACATTTTTTACACAG CGGACTCTTTAACGGTGGAGTCCTTACTAGAGCTCTTGGATGAGGAGAGCTTGAGGAAAGACACGGCTCTTCCTTCTCCAGAGTGGTCTTCAGATCATATAGCTTTGTTAGCTGAATTTCGCTGCAATCCTAGACCCAGACGTTGA